The Blochmannia endosymbiont of Camponotus sp. genomic interval GGTGTCCGCGTCTTATTCATTGGATAATGGATTTGCTGCGTCCGCGGCTTACACTAATAATAAACGTATCATTGAACAAACTGGTTTAGATAGCAATCTTTGTTGCAATGATAATGCTGAAGCGTATTCCTTGGGTATAAAATATGATGGAAACGGCATGTATGTAGCAGTTACTTATGGAGAAACTTATAATATGACTCCATTTGGAAGTTTTTGTGATAATCTTAATCCAGAATATATTTATGGATTTGTTAATAAAGCTAAGAATGTTGAATTAGTGGCCCAATATCAGTTTGATTTTGGTTTACGCCCTTCTGTGTCTTATTTGTATTCAAAAGCTGATGATGCGGAAAATGATGGTTATAGAAACTTCTTAAAAAAATGTGTTACAGTTGGAACAAGTTATATTTTTAATAAAAATATTTGTACCACTATGGATTATAGAATTAATTTATTACATAAGGATAGTTTTACTAGAGCGTCTCAGATTTGTACCGATAATGTTGTCGCATTGGGCGTAGCTTACGTATTTTAAAAACCGGTCAACATTTAATACTAAAACAGGCGAATTAATATTATATTAATTCGCCTGTTTTAGTATTAAATGTATCAAGGAATGGAGTATGTCTAAATTATGTATTGGTATTATTTGTGGGGGTCGTTCTTTAGAACACGAGATTTCATTGAAATCAGCTATGTGTATTGCACAGTTTATTGATAAATTGCGTTTTGAAGCTATGATTTTATGGATAGATAAAAAAGGATATTGGCATTTGAAAGATATCGACTTTAATGATTTATCGTATAATAAAAATGATAAAATTTCTATTTTGTTACAAAATTGTCCTCATCAATTTAAATTTCATACTAAAAATATAAATATTTTATTAAAATTTGATATTATTTTCCCTGTAGTTCATGGAACGCTAGGAGAAGATGGTGCTTTGCAGGGTTTATTGTGTATGATGAATTTACCATTTGTTGGGTCTAATGTTTTGAGTTCATCTATAGGGATGGATAAAGACGTATCTAAATGTTTATTGCGTGACGCGGGTTTATCTGTAGTACCGTTTAAAACTGTTTTGGCTCAGGATCAGCATAATATAGATTTTGATTATTTTGTTTCTATTTTTGGATTGCCTTTGTTTGTGAAGCCATCAAATCAAGGGTCATCGATAGGAGTATCGAAAGTTACTAAATTTAAAGATTTTAACTTAGCATTAATCAAAGCTTTCTCTTTTAGTAATAAAATATTGATAGAACCAGCTATTATTGGAAGAGAATTGGAATGCGCGGTATTGGGTAATGATAATCCAAAAATTAGTGTATGTGGTGAAGTTATATTATCAAATAATCATTTTTATACTTATCATGACAAATATGTGGAGCATAAAGCACAGATCATGATACCTGCTTTAATTAATGATGCTATAAGCGATGATATTCGTCATATTGTTTTACGTGCATTTCAAGTATTAAATTGTTCTGGAATGGCACGTGTCGATGTTTTTTTAAATTTGGATAATAAAATTTTTATTAACGAAGTTAATACGTTACCTGGATTTACTTGCGATAGTATGTATCCTAAATTGTGGGAGGCAAGTGGATTAAATTTTCAATCGCTAATTACGAAATTGGTAGAATTAGCGTTGGATCTACATGATAAAAATAATTATTTTTATCATGTAGATAATGCTGTTATTTAAAAATATTTTCGGCATGAGAGGATTTGAACCTCTGATCCCCGACACCCCATGCCGGTGCGCTACCAAGCTACGCTACATGCCGTTTTAAGTTTATTATAAGAAATTTGTAAAAAAATAAATATACAACTGTAGATTATATATCCTGAATATGATTGTTAGCTTTTGTTTGTGATCACTCAGATCTTTTTATATATATTTGATGTTATATGTACTGGTATTTTATTATTTTACGTTAATATATTTATTGAATTCAATTTCATTAGTTATTAATTATAATTTTATTGAATGGTTAATGTGTATTTGTATTTTATGATACAAGGAAGATATATTTATAAAAATAAATTATGTTATTAAGCACGTGTAAAATCAATATGCATTACTTTGGGCTTGAAAGGATGATATTGTAGTTCTTGCACTTTAACTGCAATAGGTTGTTGATTTTCAAGAAACAATAGAATGACATTATTTTTGTATAATTGTATTATAGCTTCAGGATGTAATATATCGTTTTGATTCAATGTAATGGGTACACTTGGTTCATTGCCTCTATTGTAGATAATAGCTGGACATTTGTTTTGTTTACGTAATCGTCTTGTTGCGCCTTTTTTGTGATAAATACGTAAACTAGCTTTGATTGTTAACATTATTGTCATACCTAATTAAATATTTTTATTAATAGTTTGATTATAATATCTATAAATTTACAACGATGATTTCTCTTACCACATGATACAATATAAATAACCATTTATATAGTTAAATATTATATGCAATAAATGTTGTTTAGTATTGTCTGTCGCAATGAATTTTCAATTGAATCATTTCAACCGTTTAATGTATTAAACAATGAAGGTAATTGAAAATTGAATACTCATACCTTATTAGGTTCATCTGATTATAGCAGTTTGTATGTCAATATATGAAAATTATAAAAATTCTGGGGATTTATAGTGCTATACTCATAATATTTAATTGAATTTGATATCTTATTTTATTTCAAGGGATTTGCGATATTATAAAACTGATAAAAATGTAATAGGATAAATATTTTCAATGATTTGATCAATTTTTAAAAATTTTGATTATTTATAAAATATTTTTGATAGAAAAAAATATGTTAAAAATGAATGAATAAATACAGTTTTATTTCCATATTTGTAATACATTAATGGATAATATAACTCTATTTATAGATTCAAAATTATGAATGTGATTCACGGAGATATTTATGCATAAAAATGAGGAATACATGATTGATGTTTTTGTATAAATCATAATATTTATTTTTACAATATGAAAGTGTTGGTAATGTTTAGGTGTTTTTTATAACAAATGTAATTATATAAATAAGATCTAAATAATTTAAAAACTAATATACTTGATTGTGGGTTTGTAATAATAAAATATGCATTTTTAATATTAATCAATGTATACTTGATTAATATTAAATTTGTTTTGAAATTGATGATAAGTACAATATTTTACATGAAAATTTTTTAGTGAATGCATTTTTAGAGAAAGTTATATGTCTATTTTAACACAAGAAGCGCTATTAGTACGTGATGCTTTATCAGTTCGAGGATTAGAAAATCCATTAATTGAGTTGAATATTAATCATCAAATACGTAAACGTCGTATTGAAGACCATATGAGAGCTATTGTGCATCTTCTTAGTCTCGATTTAGAACATGATAGTTTATTAAATACTCCTAAACGTATAGCTAAGATGTATATAGAAGAAATTTTTTCAGGTTTAGATTATTCAAATTTTCCTAAAATTGCAATTATTCAAAATACAATGCAAATCAATGAAATGATCACAGTAAGGGGTATTAATATCACTAGCACTTGTGAGCATCATTTTATTGTTTTTAATGGCAAAGTGACTATTTCTTATATTCCAGAAAAAAATGTGATTGGTTTGTCAAAAATAAATAGGATAGTACGATTTTTTTCTAAAAGACCTCAATTACAGGAACGATTAACAAAACAAATTTTTTTAGCGTTGCAAACCTTACTTAATACAAATAATGTGGCAATATTTATTGATGCAGTGCATTATTGTGTCAAAGCTAGGGGTATTCATGATGTTAGTAGTACTACGACTACTACTGCATTAGGGGGGTTATTTGAATCTAATACGAATATTAGAAAAGAATTTCTGCATGCAATTATGTATTGTAACCATTGATTTATTTTTATTTAAAATTTAATAAAGTTATTATATATAACATAGAATATGAATTCTAAAATATAGCAATTTGCTTATAATATGTATTTAAGTATTTGTAATAGATAAATATCGAAGTATAACAAATTATACTTCGATATGAAATATTTCATGCTTATGTGAATAGATATTAGAGTCGTTTTAGGGATTTGTTTTTATCAATATAAAATTGTAACTGTATATCTGAATATATATTTAAGTAGAAAATCATTTATGTAGTTTTTTATTAAATAAATTGATCTAAGAATTTATTTTTTATGATTAAGCGTTTAAAAAAAAGATCATAAAAATTGAAATTTCAGTGCACTTGATTTTATCTCTGTTAATTCATAATATGATTTATATGTCTATATGTATATTATGTTTGGACTCGCTCAGTTTGATTGCAATGTAGTGGAGTGGGGGAGTGTTGTCTTGAGAGGTTATATTTTAAATGGAAACATGAATGAGTATAGAGTTAAAAACAAAAATTTTTTAAATTATATAAAAACATTGATATGGATGTTGTATGTAAGTAAAATAAATTCTATCAAGTAATAGCCCTGTAAATGAAAGGAATGATTATAATAAAATTTTTTAATATTTAATTTTTTATTGTCATTAATTTGATAATAATTGTCGTCTACAAGACGACATATGTTAATATAGCGTTGTTTCATTTTAAAATACTTTAATAGAATTAATAGTATTAATTGTTGTTGTATCTTAATGATATTAAGAAATGTTTTCATTTATTTGAATTAAGATATTAAATATAATATTAAATTAATGTATACTGCATCTTTTTAGGTGATGTTTTTCTAAAACAAGAGTCTATGTATGTCTTCATTTTTGATAATAAATTCACGTATAGTTTTCATTGTGTAGCATATGAACTAATATAGTTGGTTTGTTTTGATGTTATTGTCTTTATATTAAATAGTGATTTGGGCTGTGTATTTATACATTATTGTTATTCGGAACGTGCTCATGTAATTGAGATGTGTTTGTTATGGATGCAATTTGGTCGGGATGGATTCGAGAAAAAATTATTTTGAATTCATTAATTCTATGATTTGATAAAGGCACAGAAAGACTGTCCCATGTAAGACGAGTATTGAGAAAGCATTCACTATAATTGGCTAATTTAGGCAAGACAGGTTTCAAATAGATCATCAGCACACGAAACAATTGAATACCCATAGAATAAATAGATAATGCCTCTTGTCTGCGGTCTGGTTTTTTTGCGATGTGCCACGGAGCATATTTATCTATGTAACGATTAGCTTCATCTGCTAATTTCATAATTTCACGCATTGCGTAATTAAAATCTCTTTTTTGAAATAATTTCCCTATAGCATGTCTGGATTCAATAAACATATTGTATATAACTGGATTTGTTAATGTATTCGATAATTGGCCATTATAATATTGATGTATAAAACCAGAATTTCTAGATGCTAAATTTAATACTTTATTAATAATATCTGAATTTACTCTAGTAATGAAATCCGATAAATTTAAATCTATGTCGTTAGTATGAGATGAAAGTTTCGTAGCATAATAATATCTTAAATAATCTGGGTTTAAATATGATAAATAAGTACTTACGTTGATGCAAGTCCCTTTAGATTTTGATATTTTAGATCCGTTTAAGGTAACATGTCCATGAACAAATATATTAGTTGGTTTACGAAATTGACTGCCTGACAAAATAGCCGGCCAAAATAGACAATGAAAGTAAATGATATCTTTACCTATGAAATGATATAAGTCTGTTTTGGAATTCGAGCTCCAAAAATCGTTAAAAGATATATTTTTGTTTTTTTTGCATAAGTTTTTAAAGGTACCCATATATCCAATAGGGGCATCCATCCACACATAAAAATATTTTTCTGAAGAATTAGGAATCTTAAATCCAAAATAAGGAGCGTCTCTAGAAATATCCCATTGTTTTAAACCTAATTTAAACCATTCTTCTACTTTGTTGGCTACTTCTTTTTGTATACTTCCTGATCGGATCCATGTACGTAATGTATCAGTAAAAGCTGGTAAATCAAAAAAGAGATGTTTGGACTTGCGTATTATCGGGGATGTTCCAGAAATAACTGATTTTGGGTTTATAAGTTCTAAAGAGGTATAAATAGTACCACATGTTTCACAATTATCTCCATATTGATTATCTGCTTTGCATTTTGGACATGTACCTTTAACAAATCGATCTGGCAAAAACATATTTTTTTTGGAATCATATAATTGAGAAATAAATTTAGATTTGATGAATCCACGTGCTTTTAATCGAAAGTAAATGTCATATAGTAATTCACGAGTTTCTTCGCTGTGAGTAGAATAATAGTTATCATAGCTAATTCCGAATTTGTAGCAATCTTGTTGATGTTCTTGTCGTATTTGAGCAATCATTTGTTCTGGCGCTATGTTCATGTGTTGTGATTTTAACATAATGGCAGTTCCATGCGCATCATCTGCACAAATAAAGTATACGCAATTGCCTTGCATGCGTTGATAACGAACCCAGATATCTGCTTGTATATGTTCTAACATGTGTCCAATATGAAGAGAACCGTTAGCGTAAGGCAGGGCACAAGTAACTAGCATTTTTTTTGCAGTCATAATAGTTTTAGTTGGGCTTAAAAATTTAAATATATTGTATGACGATATATATTGTAGATAATGAAAACGTAATGGTTTTTCATGATTACATCACGAGTGTATAGTATATATTATATTTATATATATTACAATAATTAAAATTGTATTTGGTTTTTTAATAGTTTTTTTTGATGTTTTAATGTTGTTGTAATAGTAGTTGTATGTTTAATAAAAATTCTATTTTATAATTTATCACGCGTTTTAAATTTAATATAGCACGGGCGTAATAATAGTTTGTATTATGATGTATAAAATACATATATGTATACGGTCGCGTCTGTAGGATATTTTTAAATAAATTATTCACAATTATTCACAATTGGATTTGTTAATTACGATTTTATAACATTGTTATAAGCTTATTGTTATTTTTGCGTTGTGTATTCATGT includes:
- the folE gene encoding GTP cyclohydrolase I FolE — translated: MSILTQEALLVRDALSVRGLENPLIELNINHQIRKRRIEDHMRAIVHLLSLDLEHDSLLNTPKRIAKMYIEEIFSGLDYSNFPKIAIIQNTMQINEMITVRGINITSTCEHHFIVFNGKVTISYIPEKNVIGLSKINRIVRFFSKRPQLQERLTKQIFLALQTLLNTNNVAIFIDAVHYCVKARGIHDVSSTTTTTALGGLFESNTNIRKEFLHAIMYCNH
- the rplY gene encoding 50S ribosomal protein L25, producing the protein MLTIKASLRIYHKKGATRRLRKQNKCPAIIYNRGNEPSVPITLNQNDILHPEAIIQLYKNNVILLFLENQQPIAVKVQELQYHPFKPKVMHIDFTRA
- a CDS encoding D-alanine--D-alanine ligase family protein — encoded protein: MSKLCIGIICGGRSLEHEISLKSAMCIAQFIDKLRFEAMILWIDKKGYWHLKDIDFNDLSYNKNDKISILLQNCPHQFKFHTKNINILLKFDIIFPVVHGTLGEDGALQGLLCMMNLPFVGSNVLSSSIGMDKDVSKCLLRDAGLSVVPFKTVLAQDQHNIDFDYFVSIFGLPLFVKPSNQGSSIGVSKVTKFKDFNLALIKAFSFSNKILIEPAIIGRELECAVLGNDNPKISVCGEVILSNNHFYTYHDKYVEHKAQIMIPALINDAISDDIRHIVLRAFQVLNCSGMARVDVFLNLDNKIFINEVNTLPGFTCDSMYPKLWEASGLNFQSLITKLVELALDLHDKNNYFYHVDNAVI